The proteins below are encoded in one region of Bombus vancouverensis nearcticus chromosome 8, iyBomVanc1_principal, whole genome shotgun sequence:
- the LOC117164737 gene encoding uncharacterized protein LOC117164737 — MANCDSIITQEKKKHNYRRTTGVKSNQDTTSIPIHRRRRVAKTKHTLKAHNVYKYPSDWITDNDIIEPENELLLRNRTETYEHERSKKVNEDGSLQKQAFDEVDADSGIILSRTRKHVSRDAMKIADEYQKLEKRYKSVQEECQKLSDILEQRELEYKKVCLHYETLIQMIQELEEAKVSLVQHNQKLEIERVQSNEDIILLKNIVYQLNTELERYQDKLGGQKHENVSVHAENENKCDSRIWGSINFHALGPLLNAYQENLSEKQELVHMYEQEMAEFSSRCKEILTENEIMHREVEGLKSECDRYTKETKKLFENTMLLKNQNDILKKEAANVKRETDDIRSSYELKMEVILKCNEALKKEYTTTASELSNLRGKYEILSKEFEKMKSKGDQTVPIAVHTTAIEECKTLLDELKYQYESEKRNLCNHIKRIEENQPENEKQLIMVTAERNHLKGLVENLETTLKQTQHRIEHMQTIVYSTRVSRNSLKEKLSKVTAYCEELFSEYERIVIEREKLLAFLRETEKENADMDRLGKNINSRVEGLKSQLEIVRKGTKQQVDSVEKRIKLQEVHVRLMKHDYQRKIQYLNDIIKQQEEMIEKLQKEKHSSLDSSSLDNSTRRILQTMNDDNPDNCNTGTKNS, encoded by the exons atgGCTAATTGTGATAGTATTATTAcccaagaaaaaaagaag CATAACTACAGAAGAACAACAGGTGTTAAAAGTAATCAGGATACAACTTCCATACCAATTCACCGTCGCAGACGCGTTGCAAAAACCAAACATACACTCAAAGCTCACAATGTTTACAAATATCCATCAGATTGGATAACTGATAATGATATCATTGAACCTGAAAATGAATTGCTTTTGAGAAATAGAACTGAAACATATGAACATGAAAGAAGTAAAAAGGTAAACGAGGATGGTAGTCTTCAAAAGCAAGCATTTGATGAAGTTGATGCAGATTCAG GTATTATTTTATCACGAACAAGAAAACATGTCTCACGGGATGCAATGAAAATAGCTGATGAGTATCAGAAAttggaaaaacgttataaaagTGTACAAGAAGAATGTCAGAAATTAAGTGATATATTGGAGCAAAGAGAATTAGAGTATAAGAAAGTATGTTTACATTATGAGACGTTAATACAAATGATTCAGGAATTAGAAGAAGCCAAAGTTTCTCTGGTTCAACACAATCAAAAACTTGAAATAGAGAGAGTTCAGTCAAATGAAGATATAATACTTTTAAAGAATATTGTTTACCAGTTAAATACCGAATTAGAGAGATATCAAGACAAATTGGGAGGTCAAAAGCATGAAAATGTTTCTGTACATGCAGAAAATGAAAACAAATGTGATTCAAGGATTTGGGGAAGTATTAATTTTCATGCATTGGGACCACTTTTAAATGCTTACCAAGAAAATTTATCAGAAAAGCAGGAACTTGTACACATGTATGAACAGGAAATGGCTGAGTTTAGTAGTAGATGTAAGGAAATTCTTACGGAAAATGAGATTATGCACAGAGAAGTAGAAGGATTGAAGTCAGag TGTGATAGGTATACAAAGGAAACTAAAAAGTTGTTTGAAAATACTATGTTACTAAAAaatcaaaatgatattttaaaaaagGAAGCTGCAAATGTAAAGAGGGAAACTGATGATATTCGTTCATCATATGAGTTAAAAATGGAAGTAATTTTAAAATGTAATGAAGCATTAAAAAAGGAATATACAACCACAGCATCCGAACTGAGCAATTTACGaggaaaatacgaaattttaagcaaagaatttgaaaaaatgaagAGTAAAGGAGATCAAACAGTACCTATTGCTGTTCATACTACCGCTATCGAAGAATGTAAAACATTGTTAGATgaattaaaatatcaatatgAAAGTGAAAAACGTAATCTCTGCAATCACATAAAACGTATAGAGGAGAATCAACCCGAAAACGAAAAACAACTTATAATGGTTACAGCTGAAAGAAATCATTTAAAAGGTCTTGTAGAAAACCTTGAAACAACCTTAAA ACAAACGCAACATAGAATTGAACATATGCAAACTATTGTTTATTCTACTCGAGTTTCTCGTAATTCCCTGAAGGAGAAATTAAGTAAAGTGACTGCTTATTGCGAAGAACTGTTTTCCGAATATGAAAGAATTGTTATAGAGAGAGAAAAATTACTCGCTTTCTTACGCGAAACGGAAAAAGAAAATGCAGATATGGATCGTCTTGGTAAAAATATTAACAGTCGAGTGGAAGGTTTAAAAAGTCAACTAGAA aTTGTTCGAAAAGGTACGAAACAGCAGGTAGATTCTGTGGAGAAACGTATAAAATTACAAGAAGTTCATGTACGCCTGATGAAACATGACTATCAAcgtaaaatacaatatttaaacGATATAATTAAGCAACAGGAAGAAATGATTGAAAAGTTACAGAAAGAGAAGCATTCTAGTCTAGATAGTTCAAGTCTAGATAATTCAACAAGACGGATACTTCAGACAATGAATGATGATAACCCAGACAACTGTAATACTGGAACGAAAAATTCATGA
- the LOC117164742 gene encoding venom serine protease 34, which yields MLSIRTAAFHGFMIQAAVLLFCWSIFSIELSNAANNNCTYYHELTPGSIYFIQNREYPNFYSRSQSCSWTIVSEYKVDLTCSTFELPWSSNCFQDKVAVQVNSSTTHRYCGNGKFNIQSESNTMVVTLQSPVWSRGGRFACEVRSVKRPQDFEDCECGWRNPSRIVGGNDTGVNEFPMMVGIVDFKRRVVFCGGTIISKRYVLTAGHCVVERKYQDLGALVGDHDLRTGSDTNATVLHRIIKIVIHPNYAQRDDQNDVAIVKTENEIKFTNEVGPACLPFQHSSDTFGGNYVELLGWGTTDYGGPTSDILQKVTLSVLTYLQCSRNYNVTTDQICTYAENKDSCQMDSGGPVLWQNPTTRRLVLIGIIAKGRSCAVVGGVNTRVGAYIDWIISATSDASYCIIE from the exons ATGCTTTCTATACGCACCGCTGCGTTCCACGGTTTTATGATACAAG CGGCGGTTTTGTTATTTTGTTGGtctatattttcgattgaaTTAAGTAATGCTGCGAATAACAATTGCACCTACTATCACGAACTAACTCCTGGTAGTATATATTTCATTCAGAACCGCGAATACCCGAATTTCTATAGCAGGTCACAATCATGTTCATGGACCATCGTAAGCGAGTATAAAGTTGATTTAACCTGTAGCACGTTTGAATTACCATGG AGTTCCAATTGCTTCCAAGACAAAGTAGCTGTGCAAGTCAATTCTTCTACTACGCATCGGTATTGTGGTAATGGAAAGTTTAACATACAATCTGAATCAAACACGATGGTTGTAACGCTGCAATCACCAGTGTGGTCAAGGGGTGGTCGTTTTGCTTGTGAAGTGAGATCAGTGAAGCGACCCCAAGATTTCGAAGATTGTGAATGTGGATGGAGAAAccct AGCCGCATCGTCGGTGGAAATGATACAGGGGTGAACGAGTTCCCTATGATGGTTGGTATTGTGGACTTCAAAAGACGAGTCGTATTCTGTGGAGGCACTATAATTTCCAAAAGATACGTACTAACAGCGGGACATTGCGTCGTCGAGAGAAAATACCAGGACTTGGGTGCCCTGGTTGGCGATCATGATTTGCGAACAG GGTCGGATACAAACGCCACGGTATTACATCGAATAATCAAAATTGTGATTCATCCTAATTACGCTCAAAGAGATGATCAAAATGACGTGGCTATCGTAAAAACAGAGAACGAAATTAAGTTCACTAACGAGGTTGGTCCGGCCTGTCTACCTTTTCAACATTCGTCGGATACTTTTGGTGGCAATTATGTTGAATTGTTGG GTTGGGGAACAACGGATTATGGTGGCCCAACTTCTGATATTTTGCAAAAAGTTACCTTAAGCGTGCTTACATACCTACAGTGTTCTAGAAATTATAATGTAACAACAGATCAAATCTGCACCTATGCCGAAAACAAGGATTCGTGTCAA atGGATAGTGGTGGGCCAGTTCTATGGCAAAACCCGACGACTAGACGACTTGTCCTCATAGGAATCATTGCAAAGGGTAGATCTTGTGCCGTCGTTGGTGGTGTAAATACCAGAGTTGGAGCTTACATCGACTGGATTATTTCAGCAACTTCAG ACGCTTCGTACTGCATCATAGAATAA